One stretch of Deinococcus hopiensis KR-140 DNA includes these proteins:
- a CDS encoding serine/threonine protein kinase — protein MNCPVCGVAVQPGETVCHTCGAPLTPSGLVALPVGTALLGGQYTLGQVLGQGGFGITYAGQDTRLGLKVAIKELFLDGSSRRGKTVVAPGNISSAEYQTTKKGFLDEAKVLASFNSASIVRVMNYFEENSTAYLVMEFLEGSTLGSLIEKRGPVPPHVVLEVARSVAETLEVIHQRGLLHRDIKPDNIFFHQTGRIVLIDFGSVRTFVAGKTQSHTRLVTPGYAPLEQYGNSGRFGPYTDIYALGATLLHALTGQMPPPATDLMLGTPLPPMPSSTLPQLRRAVVQAMALRVEDRPQSAQALLAILTAPTPKPAAPPPVPQAPVSRPPAPQVPVPRPVPGVPPGPAPPVPKAAPPSPSVPSPQPAPKAVPTPAPPQPIPVPTSAQHLPVPNTPAPTGGKKRVPASRRVSTVLGLLLGAGIAVMSVDEYFAAPIQAAQYAVAAVVGAGVGALAGGLLWFALPVALPVAATAAAYFYTQGAGLHWPTVVGASVGAADLAILFLVLIRRISL, from the coding sequence GTGAACTGCCCAGTCTGCGGCGTTGCCGTTCAGCCCGGCGAAACGGTCTGCCACACCTGCGGCGCACCGCTGACCCCCTCAGGTCTGGTGGCCCTGCCCGTGGGAACGGCCCTACTGGGCGGCCAGTACACCCTCGGTCAGGTGCTCGGGCAGGGCGGTTTCGGCATCACCTACGCCGGTCAGGACACGCGGCTGGGCCTCAAGGTGGCGATCAAAGAACTGTTTCTGGACGGGTCCTCGCGGCGCGGCAAAACGGTGGTCGCGCCGGGCAACATCAGCAGTGCCGAGTATCAGACGACCAAAAAAGGCTTTCTGGACGAAGCGAAAGTGCTCGCCAGCTTCAACAGCGCCAGCATCGTGCGGGTGATGAACTACTTCGAGGAGAACAGCACCGCGTATCTGGTGATGGAATTCCTCGAAGGCAGCACCCTCGGCAGCCTGATCGAGAAACGCGGGCCGGTACCGCCCCACGTGGTGCTCGAGGTGGCCCGCTCGGTGGCGGAGACGCTGGAAGTTATTCATCAGCGTGGGCTGCTGCACCGCGATATCAAGCCGGACAACATCTTTTTTCACCAGACGGGCCGCATCGTGCTGATTGACTTCGGTTCGGTGCGGACTTTCGTCGCGGGCAAAACGCAGAGCCATACCCGGCTGGTCACGCCCGGGTACGCGCCTCTGGAACAGTACGGCAATTCCGGTCGCTTCGGGCCATACACCGACATCTACGCCCTGGGCGCCACGTTGCTGCACGCCCTGACCGGGCAGATGCCGCCCCCCGCCACAGACCTGATGCTGGGGACGCCCCTGCCGCCGATGCCCAGTTCGACCTTACCGCAGCTGCGCCGCGCCGTCGTACAGGCCATGGCCCTGCGTGTAGAGGACCGTCCGCAAAGTGCACAGGCTCTCCTGGCGATCCTCACTGCGCCAACGCCGAAACCGGCCGCTCCACCACCAGTCCCCCAAGCGCCAGTATCCCGGCCGCCAGCGCCCCAGGTTCCCGTACCCAGGCCGGTGCCCGGAGTTCCACCGGGTCCTGCGCCCCCGGTCCCCAAAGCCGCGCCACCATCTCCGTCCGTCCCCTCTCCTCAACCCGCGCCCAAAGCCGTACCAACTCCCGCACCACCGCAACCCATCCCAGTTCCGACTTCTGCTCAACACCTGCCTGTTCCGAACACGCCTGCTCCAACGGGTGGCAAGAAGCGCGTCCCGGCGTCGCGCCGGGTGTCCACCGTGCTGGGCCTCCTTCTGGGCGCGGGAATCGCCGTCATGTCGGTGGACGAGTATTTCGCCGCGCCGATTCAGGCGGCGCAGTACGCCGTGGCTGCCGTGGTCGGCGCGGGGGTAGGGGCCCTTGCGGGCGGGCTGTTGTGGTTTGCCCTGCCGGTGGCCCTGCCCGTTGCGGCGACAGCAGCAGCGTATTTTTACACCCAGGGGGCGGGCCTTCACTGGCCCACCGTCGTCGGTGCCAGCGTGGGGGCGGCCGACCTCGCCATCCTTTTTCTGGTACTCATCCGCCGCATCTCGCTCTAG